The following coding sequences are from one Bifidobacterium sp. window:
- a CDS encoding alpha/beta fold hydrolase: MQFDLLDERHYAETMSTSVLPALSSCRVDGWMEAAPTTHNRVNVNPGKLHYVCYRADQFDALHCSTASARFRGVVVISHGFTEFAVKYDEMAWYFLLAGYSVCILEHRGHGFSVRDVSDPNLVWIDDWHRYVEDLSHFCSQVAQEYAGGLPVYLFGHSMGGAIGAAVLQRYPTLFDKAVLSSPMIAPRTGMPLWLAPAVVETACKFGFARHIVPGHAPFVQEINERDYRHASAQRIEWFQSVRSHHVEYQTSAATFAWVREALRMSRSVLKQSQCDRIETPLLLFQATNDDYVLERQESQFVQQVQEGGCYAELVHIENSRHELFGMPNSAMSGYVGGIIDFFNRTLHL, translated from the coding sequence ATGCAATTTGATTTGCTCGATGAGCGCCACTATGCCGAAACCATGAGCACATCCGTTCTTCCTGCCTTATCATCCTGTCGGGTTGATGGATGGATGGAAGCCGCTCCCACTACCCACAATCGGGTAAACGTCAATCCAGGAAAGTTGCATTACGTATGTTATCGTGCCGATCAATTCGATGCTTTGCATTGCAGCACTGCGTCTGCTCGCTTTCGCGGTGTGGTGGTAATCTCTCACGGATTTACTGAATTTGCGGTGAAATATGATGAAATGGCTTGGTATTTTTTGCTTGCTGGCTACTCGGTTTGCATTCTAGAGCACCGTGGGCATGGCTTCTCAGTAAGAGATGTATCTGACCCCAATTTAGTATGGATTGACGATTGGCACCGCTACGTTGAAGACTTGTCGCACTTTTGTTCGCAGGTCGCTCAAGAATATGCAGGAGGACTTCCCGTGTATCTGTTTGGACATTCAATGGGCGGTGCAATTGGTGCGGCTGTGTTACAACGTTACCCAACCTTGTTCGACAAAGCCGTGCTGTCTTCGCCGATGATAGCTCCTCGAACTGGAATGCCGTTGTGGCTTGCTCCTGCCGTGGTGGAGACTGCTTGCAAATTTGGATTCGCTCGGCATATTGTGCCAGGGCATGCGCCGTTTGTTCAAGAAATTAATGAGCGTGACTACAGGCATGCCAGTGCCCAGCGTATTGAGTGGTTCCAGTCTGTGCGCTCGCATCATGTGGAATATCAAACCAGCGCAGCGACTTTTGCGTGGGTGAGGGAAGCACTTCGTATGTCTAGATCAGTGTTGAAACAGTCACAATGCGATCGAATTGAGACGCCACTGCTGCTCTTCCAAGCAACGAATGATGATTACGTGCTAGAGAGACAAGAAAGTCAATTTGTGCAACAGGTACAAGAGGGTGGCTGCTACGCAGAACTCGTGCATATTGAGAACAGCAGACACGAGCTTTTTGGCATGCCTAATTCGGCGATGTCTGGCTATGTGGGTGGCATTATTGATTTCTTCAACCGCACACTGCATCTGTAA
- a CDS encoding S9 family peptidase produces the protein MGESKHTVSNDVISDFPKKRARTLRFSLGAPRSAQVIGDGSRALFLRSDGPEDLSTSLWLSVFDNQGNHEERVVADPRALLIGDQREEIPAEERARRERAREGAKGIVSFSVDDAGDTVVFPLDGRLWLSELNSESGEIQTREVPLTGESKQSTADLRPVLNPRISPDGSQIAYSTGTKMVVVSSQRISDAQVVLDVDPTAYPDTTIGLAEFVAGEEMDRYDGFWWSPDSDAMLVERADESQETVWYISDPANPDRPAVGRRYPRALTNNAEVDLIAVHFDTHTDNGGIVVQSRATVQWDHKEFEYLAAVNWQKGNNPLILVQNRLQNKEQILTIPFSSSESLEAQQIPQKNSDKAMQHIDAELLQQHSNDAWIDLFGGCPCKTSDGRVISAVSDQHSDTNRLEINGKAFSPEGLQLRELIDVDDSGVLAVVSRDPRSFDVVILGFDGSVRTLNDHPGVWTASRKGSGLVISGRDMDSAHSQMTHSWVVGDQVWQASIENNAAEVGFVPRVQFVELGENHLQAAIIRPSQGSPYEHAQSLPVLLKPYGGPGFQQVTSNQAMYWESQWWADQGFIVLTADGHGTTGRGPAWDRAIFKDMAAVTLRDQIDALHALPEFAQEADLQHVAMIGWSYGGFLSALAVLRAPDSVHAACAGAPPTDWTLYDTHYTERYLGLDPDIYKANGLLDDAAGLRRPLMLIHGFADDNVSVANTLRLSQALLAAGKDHVVLSLNGITHMTNDETVAENLLIAQRDFLYQALNCAPASSEK, from the coding sequence ATGGGCGAATCCAAGCATACCGTGAGTAATGATGTGATATCTGATTTTCCGAAAAAGCGTGCCAGAACGCTACGTTTTAGCCTCGGAGCACCCCGATCTGCACAGGTGATCGGCGACGGGAGCAGAGCACTGTTTCTGCGTTCTGACGGACCAGAAGATTTGAGTACCAGTTTGTGGCTCAGCGTGTTTGACAATCAGGGAAACCATGAGGAACGTGTAGTAGCAGACCCACGGGCATTACTTATTGGTGATCAGCGTGAAGAAATTCCAGCAGAAGAACGTGCACGGCGCGAGCGCGCACGCGAAGGTGCTAAAGGCATTGTGTCGTTCAGCGTAGATGACGCTGGTGATACCGTTGTGTTCCCCCTTGACGGGCGTCTATGGCTGAGTGAGTTAAATAGTGAAAGCGGCGAAATACAGACTCGTGAAGTGCCTCTGACAGGTGAATCAAAGCAGAGCACAGCGGATTTGAGGCCAGTACTCAATCCGAGAATCAGTCCTGACGGTTCCCAAATCGCCTATAGCACAGGCACCAAAATGGTTGTGGTGTCTTCGCAGAGAATCAGCGATGCGCAAGTGGTGCTGGATGTAGACCCTACGGCATATCCAGATACGACTATTGGCCTAGCAGAATTCGTAGCCGGTGAAGAAATGGACCGCTATGACGGTTTTTGGTGGTCTCCTGATTCTGATGCCATGTTGGTTGAACGAGCTGATGAATCTCAAGAAACAGTCTGGTATATCAGTGATCCGGCGAATCCTGATCGCCCTGCTGTAGGTCGCAGGTACCCACGCGCACTCACTAATAATGCGGAAGTCGACCTCATCGCTGTACATTTCGATACGCATACTGATAACGGCGGCATCGTGGTCCAATCGCGTGCAACAGTGCAATGGGATCACAAGGAATTCGAATATTTAGCTGCTGTAAATTGGCAGAAAGGCAATAATCCGCTCATATTAGTTCAGAATCGACTGCAAAATAAAGAACAGATTCTGACAATACCTTTCTCCTCCTCGGAGTCATTAGAAGCGCAACAGATTCCACAGAAGAATTCTGATAAAGCGATGCAACACATTGATGCTGAGCTTCTTCAGCAGCATAGTAATGATGCGTGGATTGATTTGTTCGGTGGTTGCCCCTGTAAAACGTCGGACGGCCGGGTAATTTCAGCTGTGTCTGACCAGCATAGTGACACTAATCGTCTTGAAATCAATGGTAAAGCTTTCTCTCCTGAAGGGTTGCAGCTGCGTGAGTTGATTGATGTCGATGATTCCGGTGTGCTTGCTGTGGTATCGCGAGATCCGCGAAGTTTCGATGTGGTAATCCTCGGCTTTGACGGTTCCGTGCGAACGCTTAACGATCATCCAGGTGTGTGGACAGCCTCACGCAAGGGTTCTGGTTTAGTAATTAGCGGTAGAGATATGGACTCTGCTCACAGTCAAATGACCCATTCTTGGGTTGTCGGAGACCAAGTGTGGCAAGCAAGTATTGAAAACAATGCTGCTGAGGTCGGTTTCGTACCTCGAGTGCAGTTTGTGGAACTTGGTGAGAATCACTTACAAGCCGCTATTATCAGGCCTTCCCAAGGTAGTCCATATGAGCATGCGCAAAGCCTTCCAGTGCTGCTTAAACCCTATGGAGGACCAGGATTTCAACAGGTGACATCGAATCAAGCCATGTATTGGGAATCGCAGTGGTGGGCAGATCAGGGCTTCATTGTGTTGACTGCCGACGGACATGGAACAACAGGGCGTGGGCCTGCATGGGATCGCGCAATTTTCAAAGATATGGCAGCGGTAACGCTCCGTGACCAGATTGACGCACTGCATGCCTTGCCAGAGTTTGCTCAGGAAGCAGATCTACAACACGTAGCCATGATTGGCTGGTCATACGGTGGTTTTCTTTCGGCGCTCGCAGTACTCAGAGCACCAGATTCAGTGCATGCTGCGTGTGCAGGAGCTCCCCCAACGGACTGGACGCTGTATGACACTCATTACACCGAGCGCTATCTGGGTCTTGACCCTGACATCTATAAGGCCAATGGACTGCTAGACGACGCTGCTGGATTACGGCGTCCACTCATGCTCATTCATGGATTTGCTGACGATAATGTATCGGTGGCAAATACGCTTCGCCTCTCGCAAGCATTGCTCGCTGCGGGCAAAGATCATGTGGTATTGTCGCTCAATGGGATCACGCATATGACTAATGATGAGACCGTGGCGGAAAATCTGCTTATTGCACAGCGCGATTTCCTGTATCAGGCGTTAAACTGTGCTCCTGCATCATCTGAAAAGTAA
- a CDS encoding FhaA domain-containing protein, which yields MSVLDRFEKSVESAVNGVFSKFGSKDLQPVDLSSALEREIDAQAMPMGRDRTVAPNEYRFKLSTPDFDRIEQWGSEALANELADNLTKYAESQHYAFVGPVVVIFEEDLNLSKGDFHLTSESVQGNAAPVTAPSETKDCPVLEINGRQYLLTAPKTVLGRGSNSDIVIDDPGISRRHLEIDITDKGVIARDLGSTNGTYVEGHQVPAATLLDGNTVTIGRTRILYWASSQEQG from the coding sequence ATGAGCGTTCTCGACCGTTTTGAGAAAAGCGTTGAAAGTGCCGTAAACGGCGTATTCTCAAAGTTCGGCTCAAAGGATCTTCAGCCTGTCGATCTGTCCAGCGCACTTGAGCGCGAAATCGACGCACAGGCGATGCCTATGGGTCGTGACCGCACAGTCGCACCCAACGAATATCGCTTCAAGCTGTCCACTCCGGACTTCGACCGTATTGAGCAGTGGGGTTCGGAAGCTCTGGCGAATGAGCTGGCTGATAACCTCACCAAATATGCCGAAAGCCAGCACTATGCGTTCGTCGGGCCCGTGGTCGTAATTTTTGAAGAGGATCTCAACCTCAGCAAGGGTGATTTCCATCTCACTTCAGAGTCTGTGCAAGGGAATGCGGCACCCGTAACTGCACCAAGCGAGACTAAAGATTGCCCCGTTCTGGAAATTAACGGTAGGCAGTACCTCCTAACAGCACCAAAAACAGTGTTAGGCAGAGGATCAAATAGCGATATTGTCATTGATGATCCAGGCATCTCTCGTAGACATCTTGAGATTGATATCACTGATAAAGGCGTGATTGCCCGCGATTTGGGTTCCACAAATGGCACCTATGTAGAAGGTCATCAGGTACCAGCTGCAACCCTGCTAGACGGCAACACTGTCACCATTGGACGTACCCGTATCCTGTACTGGGCTTCATCGCAGGAGCAGGGGTAG
- a CDS encoding FHA domain-containing protein FhaB/FipA produces MTELTFAILKYGFLALLWLFVWLAIRSLHKEITAFSPRPSRARRRREKAAREAVSVSAQSVPAQDSAPRSSSSQHSAQDAGPTLLVVIDGPIAGVSVPLGHQAITLGRAASNTMVLDDEFVSSHHASVAPDSSRGCWVIHDLHSTNGTVVDGQRISEPTVLEPRVPVRIGATTFELR; encoded by the coding sequence ATGACGGAACTTACATTCGCCATCCTGAAGTATGGGTTTCTAGCCCTACTGTGGCTGTTCGTATGGCTAGCTATACGTTCACTACACAAGGAAATCACGGCCTTTTCGCCCCGCCCTTCACGGGCGCGAAGAAGGCGTGAAAAGGCGGCACGGGAAGCAGTATCGGTATCTGCACAGTCGGTACCAGCGCAAGATTCGGCACCTCGTAGCAGCTCTTCACAACACTCCGCACAGGATGCCGGCCCCACACTGTTGGTTGTTATTGACGGACCTATAGCAGGGGTATCAGTACCTCTTGGTCATCAGGCGATTACATTAGGCCGCGCAGCGTCAAACACTATGGTTCTTGATGATGAATTCGTCTCATCTCACCATGCCAGTGTGGCCCCTGACTCAAGTCGCGGCTGCTGGGTTATTCACGATTTACACAGCACCAACGGTACAGTTGTAGATGGCCAGCGCATTAGCGAACCTACTGTTTTGGAACCGAGAGTTCCTGTACGCATAGGCGCAACCACTTTCGAGTTGAGGTAA
- a CDS encoding YhgE/Pip domain-containing protein, with protein sequence MKTVFCIFIRDAVRLLRNPVAVVITLGVIIIPSLYAWFNIIANWDPYSNTSNIKVAVANADQGYDSDLAGQLNVGKQVVDNLENNHDLGWTFVSRDDAITGVDSGEYYAAIVIPKNFSRSLINSIDGSSSRASLQYYVNEKKNAVAPKVTDSGASAIEEQIDSTFVSTVSNVVVKHIVNAAGVIDSSKHSATASVAADLNDAIDNINHVQTTLSAVSGTMQQAEQDIRTAQQHTDKLVSQIATAQQTLEDTQAVLQQSRSSSLVFANSLLTGLSKGSTGLSGIAVDANALSGTVVGSFNDAARATDRVNSAIGSVIDANDQAITKLQTSLDESGLDSQDELYKQIEAQIQQLRDANTTQQQQLDAFRNSSSTIINSGKSAATSLSAAVSTSTNSGIAALDTASTTLSGTVIPGLLNGMDNFSAMTGTLSGTLTALSSTVSQSKALMGQLISTFNETRSTMASTDAALSSVTTGLISVRDDIAALNSSALIQKMSSLLNLDAASIGEFMASPVSLKTTVVYPINNYGSAVTPFYTNLALWVGGFVIIAIYKLEVDREGLDKMNAAQAYLGRGLLLTLIGILQSVIVTVGDLVIGVQNDHPVLFVLAGTFISLVYVNIIYALASALRHIGKAIAVIVLILQIPGSSGMYPIELMPQFFRNLSPWLPFTYGINAMRETIGGMYHSHYWGNMLAIFWYLPLALLIGIVGRKMLVNLNAVFDRRLAATDLLITEQSHAERDSIGMRSLLQVFGNTQEYRKTIVHRAHRFLSLYPRLVRTGLVMVVVLPLVFLVLLFSVEAKIVMLILWIVSIILIDFYLIVVEYMRDSFAKQLDYSTQTAHDSTQQRGITA encoded by the coding sequence GTGAAGACAGTGTTTTGTATCTTCATTCGTGACGCCGTCCGGCTGCTACGCAACCCTGTGGCTGTGGTAATAACTCTAGGCGTTATTATTATTCCTTCGCTGTACGCGTGGTTCAACATCATTGCTAATTGGGACCCGTACTCCAACACCAGCAACATCAAGGTTGCTGTGGCCAATGCGGATCAGGGATATGACTCTGATCTCGCTGGACAGCTCAATGTTGGCAAGCAGGTGGTCGATAATCTTGAAAACAACCATGATTTAGGTTGGACCTTCGTCAGTCGCGATGATGCAATTACAGGCGTAGATTCTGGTGAATATTATGCAGCAATCGTGATTCCCAAGAATTTTAGCCGTAGCCTGATTAACTCTATTGATGGCAGCTCATCGCGAGCATCGTTGCAATATTATGTGAATGAGAAGAAGAATGCTGTTGCTCCCAAAGTTACAGACTCCGGTGCCAGCGCAATCGAAGAGCAAATAGATTCCACATTTGTTTCGACGGTCAGCAATGTTGTGGTCAAACATATAGTGAATGCCGCAGGAGTGATTGATTCTTCGAAACACAGTGCAACGGCATCCGTAGCTGCTGATCTCAACGACGCAATAGACAACATTAATCATGTGCAAACGACGCTCTCTGCTGTGTCAGGAACTATGCAACAAGCAGAACAAGATATTCGTACTGCTCAGCAACATACCGACAAACTCGTATCACAGATAGCCACTGCGCAGCAAACGCTAGAAGATACACAGGCTGTACTACAACAAAGCAGGAGTAGCTCGCTGGTATTTGCTAATTCCCTGCTTACAGGACTCAGCAAGGGGTCAACAGGACTATCTGGGATCGCTGTAGATGCGAACGCACTGTCAGGAACTGTGGTGGGCAGTTTCAATGATGCTGCTCGAGCAACCGATCGGGTGAATAGTGCGATAGGAAGTGTTATCGATGCTAATGATCAAGCGATTACTAAGCTCCAAACATCCTTGGATGAATCTGGACTCGATTCTCAAGACGAATTATATAAGCAGATAGAAGCGCAGATTCAGCAGTTGCGTGATGCTAATACTACGCAACAGCAACAGTTAGATGCTTTTAGGAACTCATCGTCAACAATCATCAATTCAGGAAAATCAGCAGCTACCAGCCTTAGTGCTGCGGTTTCTACTTCAACGAATAGTGGCATTGCTGCGCTCGACACTGCAAGCACCACTCTATCTGGGACGGTTATACCCGGACTGCTCAATGGTATGGATAACTTCTCGGCCATGACGGGCACGCTGTCGGGCACGCTCACTGCTCTGTCTTCCACGGTGTCTCAATCCAAAGCCTTGATGGGTCAGCTCATCAGCACCTTCAATGAGACCAGATCGACAATGGCCTCAACCGATGCAGCACTGTCATCGGTAACAACTGGATTAATCTCAGTGCGGGATGACATTGCTGCATTGAACAGCTCAGCGTTAATACAAAAAATGTCGAGTTTGCTTAACTTGGATGCAGCTAGCATCGGAGAATTCATGGCTTCTCCTGTGTCGTTGAAAACCACTGTGGTGTATCCGATCAACAATTATGGTTCTGCGGTCACACCGTTTTACACGAATCTGGCTCTATGGGTTGGCGGATTTGTCATCATTGCTATATACAAGCTTGAAGTTGATCGAGAAGGCCTCGATAAGATGAATGCAGCGCAAGCTTACCTTGGTCGAGGGCTGCTACTCACACTGATCGGCATATTGCAGTCGGTGATTGTGACAGTGGGGGATTTGGTTATCGGAGTGCAAAATGACCATCCAGTGCTTTTCGTACTTGCTGGCACATTTATCTCGCTGGTGTACGTGAATATTATTTATGCTTTGGCATCAGCTCTCAGACACATTGGGAAAGCCATTGCTGTTATTGTGCTCATTCTGCAGATTCCGGGTTCATCGGGTATGTATCCGATTGAGCTCATGCCGCAATTCTTCCGCAATCTCAGCCCGTGGTTACCATTCACCTATGGCATTAATGCGATGAGGGAGACCATTGGCGGCATGTATCACAGCCATTACTGGGGCAATATGCTCGCTATCTTCTGGTACTTACCCTTAGCATTACTCATAGGTATCGTTGGTCGCAAAATGTTGGTAAACCTTAACGCCGTGTTTGATCGAAGGCTTGCCGCCACTGATTTGCTCATTACTGAACAAAGTCATGCAGAGCGTGATTCGATAGGCATGCGTTCTCTGCTGCAGGTCTTTGGCAATACTCAGGAGTACCGCAAGACCATTGTTCACCGAGCTCACCGTTTCCTATCGTTATACCCAAGATTGGTTCGTACTGGTTTGGTGATGGTGGTGGTTTTGCCGCTAGTATTTCTGGTGCTGCTGTTCAGCGTCGAAGCAAAAATTGTGATGCTAATTTTGTGGATTGTATCTATTATCCTGATTGATTTTTATCTTATTGTTGTGGAATATATGCGAGACAGTTTCGCGAAGCAACTGGATTACAGCACTCAGACTGCACATGATTCGACTCAGCAGCGGGGCATCACAGCATGA
- a CDS encoding YhgE/Pip domain-containing protein, whose amino-acid sequence MNNIWRIYTRDLRNLTKNVIGVIVLIGLIVVPALYAWFNIAASWNPYDNTKSLKVAVANQDTGYKSDLMPIRVNVGETVINKLRANDSLDWQFTNREEAMDGVSSGEYYAAIIIPKQFSADMMTLFSSEVTHAKLEYVINEKTNAIAPHITGKGADTLTTTIDQSFAKTIGTVGLDIASSLLKYAQSPEMKQYVTTATGHVGDLASQLHTASEQLRAYSSLLQSSQTIITSTNSLLLQSTKSADGATAALKQGSAGMNSFESTLNASSNSLSAALGQASKAYDQISAQIDQALSAVGEQSTAAAGQMTALQKKVNTNADGFKDLADKLSEQAESASQADLKQALENAASRATSAESSLRSVANSLGQAASSVKQGNTSISTMQQTVKQRIADAQSSIASLSSDYDKNLKPKLQALNSSVSDLVTQTDGILSDLGTTAGGVTHLSDNLLTDISAIRGDLGSGADSLQSASDQLTDFGNKLTAAYNNGNPENLEELNSSDPDALATLLASPVSLHRTAVYPIANYGSAMTPFYTVLSIWVGSIILVAMVSVNISDRQRAAVLGMQTIVDDKKAHRGNPEKALKAHQQYFGRYLIFLSIALFQAGLAALGDLFYLRVQANHAFKFMLVAWLAALVFSSIMYTLTLSFGDVGKALCVVLLVMQVAGSGGTFPIEMLPGFFRAVYPFLPFPHAIDAMHAAMTDSYGSEYWQAMGMLALFLIPTLFLGLVLRRPMVRFNAWVNRNLASTKLM is encoded by the coding sequence ATGAACAATATTTGGAGAATTTACACCCGAGATTTGCGCAACCTGACCAAAAATGTGATAGGCGTTATCGTTCTTATCGGTCTGATTGTGGTGCCTGCTCTCTACGCCTGGTTCAATATTGCTGCCAGCTGGAACCCATATGACAATACCAAGTCGTTAAAGGTTGCTGTCGCCAATCAAGATACAGGTTATAAATCAGATCTGATGCCGATTCGTGTCAACGTTGGAGAAACTGTAATCAACAAATTACGAGCCAATGATTCCTTGGACTGGCAGTTTACCAACAGAGAGGAAGCGATGGATGGCGTGTCCTCTGGTGAGTATTACGCGGCCATTATCATTCCTAAGCAATTTAGTGCCGACATGATGACTCTGTTTTCGTCCGAAGTTACTCACGCTAAATTGGAATATGTTATCAATGAAAAAACGAATGCTATAGCGCCACATATCACAGGTAAAGGCGCAGACACGTTGACTACAACTATCGATCAGAGCTTTGCGAAAACCATTGGCACAGTTGGTTTGGATATTGCTTCTAGCCTATTGAAATATGCTCAAAGTCCTGAAATGAAGCAATATGTGACCACGGCAACAGGACACGTCGGCGATTTGGCTAGCCAACTCCATACGGCGAGTGAGCAGCTGCGCGCATATTCCAGTTTGTTGCAATCGTCGCAAACCATAATTACCTCTACCAACAGTTTGTTGCTTCAAAGTACAAAGAGTGCCGATGGTGCGACAGCTGCTCTTAAGCAGGGCTCTGCTGGCATGAATTCATTTGAAAGCACGCTCAACGCCAGTAGCAATTCGCTGAGTGCTGCACTTGGACAAGCCAGTAAAGCATACGACCAGATATCTGCTCAAATCGATCAAGCTCTCTCTGCTGTGGGAGAGCAATCCACTGCTGCAGCTGGGCAGATGACTGCATTACAGAAGAAGGTGAATACAAACGCAGATGGTTTTAAGGATCTTGCCGATAAGCTCTCTGAGCAAGCTGAATCTGCATCCCAAGCAGATCTGAAGCAAGCGCTTGAGAATGCTGCGAGTAGGGCTACCTCCGCTGAAAGTTCACTACGCAGCGTTGCCAACAGTCTTGGCCAAGCAGCTTCAAGCGTGAAACAGGGAAATACTTCAATTTCAACGATGCAGCAAACTGTGAAGCAGCGTATTGCTGATGCGCAGTCATCAATAGCATCGCTATCCTCTGATTATGACAAGAACCTCAAACCAAAACTTCAGGCGCTTAATAGCTCAGTGAGCGATCTGGTTACTCAAACTGATGGAATCCTCTCAGACCTTGGGACAACTGCCGGCGGAGTAACTCACTTGTCAGATAATTTACTGACCGATATCTCTGCGATCCGTGGCGATCTTGGCAGTGGGGCAGATTCATTACAAAGCGCTTCCGATCAGTTAACAGATTTTGGGAATAAACTGACTGCGGCCTATAACAATGGCAATCCAGAAAATCTCGAAGAGCTCAACTCATCAGATCCGGATGCACTCGCAACATTGTTGGCATCACCTGTCTCATTGCATCGCACAGCTGTATACCCTATAGCGAATTATGGCTCAGCGATGACCCCGTTTTATACGGTGCTCTCCATATGGGTGGGCAGCATCATTCTTGTGGCAATGGTTTCGGTGAATATCTCGGATCGACAGCGTGCGGCTGTACTCGGCATGCAGACCATCGTTGACGACAAGAAAGCGCACCGTGGCAATCCAGAGAAGGCACTCAAAGCACATCAGCAATACTTTGGCCGTTACCTGATATTTCTGAGCATTGCATTGTTCCAGGCTGGTTTAGCCGCACTTGGAGATTTATTTTATCTACGCGTTCAAGCAAATCATGCATTCAAATTCATGCTCGTTGCGTGGCTTGCTGCATTGGTATTTTCCAGTATTATGTACACCCTAACGCTCTCCTTTGGTGACGTAGGTAAGGCCTTGTGTGTAGTGCTGCTGGTTATGCAAGTTGCCGGTTCGGGCGGCACCTTCCCAATTGAAATGCTTCCAGGTTTCTTTAGGGCCGTCTATCCATTTTTGCCTTTCCCGCATGCTATTGACGCAATGCATGCCGCTATGACGGATTCCTATGGTTCTGAATATTGGCAGGCGATGGGTATGCTCGCTCTGTTTTTGATTCCTACGCTGTTCTTGGGACTGGTCTTACGGCGACCAATGGTGCGTTTCAATGCTTGGGTAAACAGGAACTTAGCTAGCACCAAATTGATGTAG